CTAATCCTCTATGAAGCACCTGATGACGGCAAGAAAAGCCTAGAAATATTGAGGCGCCATTTTGAGTCAGAAGAAAAGCCGCGTATTGTCGGACTGTACACAGAGCTAACAAATGTGCAAATGGCTGATAGGGAGGCATTAGCAGACAATCTAGCCCGTGTTGAAAAGATAGTGGCCGCATTAAACAGAGCTAAAGAGACCCTCAGTGATGCACCACTGACAGCGATGGTACTAAAAGGACTCGTGGAAGAATACAACCCATTTTCTGTACACGTCAGTCAGACGAAGGAAACGTTGACCTTCAGTGAGTTCAAGGCAAGGCTGAGAAGTTTTGAATGCACCTTGCGCTACTGCAATAAGCCCCGAACAGATGAAATAATGACAGCTAATTACAGAGCATCCAGGCTTAAGTTtaaagaaaaggagaagaagTATTTCAATGgagaatgttttatttgtgagaaaatgggacataaagcaaaagactgcagaaacaaagacaagaaaactCAGCGGAGAGTGACCAGCACACAAAATGGAAGCAGGGGGGCCACCATTACAGACACTGGACAAAGAAGTTTTCGTGTTAAAGAGAGGCATAGACCCATAAATGAGGAAGAAGTGTTTGTGCTCCGGGTGAGTGAATGGGAACCCCACGGCACACAGCAGCAAGGTCTACTGGTGGACAGCGGTGCCTCTGCCCACATCATGACCAACGAGGATGCCTTCATCAGATTTGACGAGACATTCCTGCCCAAGAACCATGTGATGCAACTGGCAGATGGGACACGGATTACTGGCAGCGTCCTGAGAAAAGGAGACGCACAAATAGAGCTGATCAACTGCAACGGGAAAGTGGTGAGTGTCAAGCTCACGGATGCTCTCCTGATTCCAGAATACCCACAGAACATCCTGTCTGTGGATGCAGCAGTTTCGAAAGGTGCAAGGTTCAACTTCGAGAAGAATAACAACAAAATGGTTCTTCCTGAGGGCACAACATGTAAGATGAAGGTAAAGGACAGAGTGTACTATTTGGACATTGTCACAGAGAAAGATGTAAGCAGTGAGGATTCCTGCAATGTATCTTTTGATCTAAAAACATGGCATGAGATAATGGGTCATTGCAACTATGATAATATTGTAAAACTTGAAACAGTTGTAAATGGGATGGAAATCAAAGATAAATGTGCAGACCCAACCAATGTGAAATTTGTCTAGAGGGTAAATTTTCTCAAAGAAGAAACAGGCAGAGCGATGTGAGGGCCAAGGAGCCTTTAGAGCTAGTACACACAGACCTGGGTGGACCTATTGCACCAGAGTCTCTTGAAGGGCATAAATATGCTATCACTTTCACAGATGATTTTTCAGGTGCCATTTATGTGTACTTCCttaggaacaaaaacaaagcagttgAGGCAACTAAGCAGTTCTTGGCAGACACCGCACCTTACGGTAAAGTAAAACGTCTGAGATCAGACAATGGAACAGAATTTGTGTCAGAGGAGTACCAGTCATTGTTGAGGGACAATGCTATAAAGCATGAGAGGTCAGCGCCCTACTCTCCCTATCAAAATGGGACAGCAGAGAGGAATTGGCGCACATTCTTTGAAATGGTCCGATGTATGCTGATTGAGTCAGGTTTACCCAAGAATCTGTGGCCTTACGCAGCCAGGACAGCTGCAGTTATAAGAAATAGGTGTTACTGTAAGAGAACAGGGGAAACCCCCTATTTCCTTTTCACTGGAAAGAAGCCAGATCTGTCCAAAATAAATAAGTTTGGTTCTGAATGTATGGTGTATGAGCAAAACAAGAAGAAGCTTGATCCTAAAGGCAAAAGGGGaatttttgttggttttgatCGTCATTCACCTGCTTACATGGTTTATTTTCCAGAGACAAACAAAGTTCAGAAACACAGATTGGCCCACTTCATTACAAGGGGTTTGACTGAGAAGCATACTCAGACCGACTGGGACCGAACAGAAGACCACTACATAGAGTGGATAACTACACCAAGTCAAACTAGTCAGCCACTAACCAAAGAAACAGAGCTgacagacacagagagagacTCAGAGCTGAAGAGTGACACAAATCCAACTAATGACTCCCAGGCTACTCGTACTACTGGTAGAGTCAGAACGAAACCCAAATACTTGGAGGACTATGAATGTGTAGTGCAGAGTAGTGAGTTAACCATTGATTACTGCTACAGAGCTACAGCTGGACTGCCACAGACCTTTAATGAAGCTATGGCATCGCCAGTATCTGATAGGTGGAAAAAGGCGATGAGAGATTAAATggtttcatttaaagaaaacaacaccTTCTCACTTTTACCATTACCAGAAGGTAGGCAGACAGTGGGGGGAAGGTGGGTAT
This genomic window from Girardinichthys multiradiatus isolate DD_20200921_A chromosome 18, DD_fGirMul_XY1, whole genome shotgun sequence contains:
- the LOC124883715 gene encoding uncharacterized protein LOC124883715 isoform X1 — encoded protein: MHQRLRKLVGKMIWLTQNCVVVWTLILYEAPDDGKKSLEILRRHFESEEKPRIVGLYTELTNVQMADREALADNLARVEKIVAALNRAKETLSDAPLTAMVLKGLVEEYNPFSVHVSQTKETLTFSEFKARLRSFECTLRYCNKPRTDEIMTANYRASRLKFKEKEKKYFNGECFICEKMGHKAKDCRNKDKKTQRRVTSTQNGSRGATITDTGQRSFRVKERHRPINEEEVFVLRVSEWEPHGTQQQGLLVDSGASAHIMTNEDAFIRFDETFLPKNHVMQLADGTRITGSVLRKGDAQIELINCNGKVVSVKLTDALLIPEYPQNILSVDAAVSKGARFNFEKNNNKMVLPEGTTCKMKMDLHGAIQCRK
- the LOC124883715 gene encoding uncharacterized protein LOC124883715 isoform X2 → MHQRLRKLVGKMIWLTQNCVVVWTLILYEAPDDGKKSLEILRRHFESEEKPRIVGLYTELTNVQMADREALADNLARVEKIVAALNRAKETLSDAPLTAMVLKGLVEEYNPFSVHVSQTKETLTFSEFKARLRSFECTLRYCNKPRTDEIMTANYRASRLKFKEKEKKYFNGECFICEKMGHKAKDCRNKDKKTQRRVTSTQNGSRGATITDTGQRSFRVKERHRPINEEEVFVLRVSEWEPHGTQQQGLLVDSGASAHIMTNEDAFIRFDETFLPKNHVMQLADGTRITGSVLRKGDAQIELINCNGKVMDLHGAIQCRK